The following nucleotide sequence is from Candidatus Aegiribacteria sp..
TCCAGCTATAACCATCATCAATGAATATTGCCTGTCTTAACAACTCACCGTTTGTCGGGTCGAAGATGTCGAAGAATGGCATTAGTGTGGTCCCTCTTCTAACCCAGAGATTTCCGTTGGGACCAATATTGATGTTGACAACCATGTCCTTAAGGGGGTCAGGACGGAACTCATACTGGGGGCCCACATTTCCTCTACTTGCCACGTAGCTTGTAACATACGTGCTCTCGGCTTTCATTTCTTCCATAGTTTTCTCTACATGAGGCAGGTCGAGGGAGATGTCCAGCATTTCGGCACCTTCGATGTCCCATCCCGTGACCGAATACTCATCTCCATTCCTAAGGGAAAAATACACTATACCCAAACCGTCACTGCAGATCGCCACAGGTTTTTCGAGGTTGTTGTAGAGTAACGACCGGTCATTCCTGACATCTTCTCGTAGCAGACACAGGGAGTCTTGCCAAAGCAGCAGATCATAGTTCTCCTGAGCATATGTGTAGAGTGCCACCATTCGGTGTATTATTACCTCAGTTTCAGTGATATCGAGATTAGCTTTAAATGAGGCGAACTGGTTGTCTGAAACCGCGCAGCTTTGGAATGGAGGGTTCTGCTGCCAGAGTTGTAATTCTTCGATAAACCGAAGGGAATCATCGAAAACTATAAATCCCTGCTTGCCGGGATCTAAAACCATCAATCTACCGTCACCGAAAATAAACATGTCCCAGGGCAGAACCAGTTCTCCAGGTCCGTTGCCTCTCCTTGTCACATTTTTTACATACTCGCCCTGGTTGTCATACATCTTGATATCTGCAACCATCCGGTCGAGAACGAGGATGTTACCATTATTATCTATGGCAGCATCAGAAATCATACCGAAGGTATTTGTGGAATCACCGTAATCAGTTCCTATCTGCATTGCTATTACAAGCGTATCGACTGGAACAACTCGTTCATTGGTTTTAGTAACGCTGTTCTCTTCATCGCCGCAACTAAACAGTGCAAAGAAACAAACAGCAACTATTACAGTATATCTCATGCTCCCCCTTTGAATGTCCCGGATTTCCATATATACCATTTCAATGTAGAGTTGACCTGCGTCATTGATAACTGAGCATCTACTTGGACGCAAGTCTGAGTTGCATTCGATAAGGTCTGGGATATCAATGCATTGAAATGTCCTAAGTGCGGAGGGAAGATGAAGGCTGAAGAGTTAGATCAGAACTGAAGCACTATTCAGCTTCAACCAGAGTAAGCATATAAACCTTCTGAGAATACTCTTGTGATGTATTAATTGCGAGAAATCCGTGTTCATCACCAGTAATTTCCCAGCTGTTAAGGTCAGCCGGATTGCCTTCATACTCTACCATGGCATTGAAGAGGATCTCACCACTGAAGTCATATACGCGATAGACAATTCCAGAGTAGCACCCGAGCCTTACCCACAGCCTTTCGCCGCCATCTACGAAC
It contains:
- a CDS encoding 6-bladed beta-propeller is translated as MRYTVIVAVCFFALFSCGDEENSVTKTNERVVPVDTLVIAMQIGTDYGDSTNTFGMISDAAIDNNGNILVLDRMVADIKMYDNQGEYVKNVTRRGNGPGELVLPWDMFIFGDGRLMVLDPGKQGFIVFDDSLRFIEELQLWQQNPPFQSCAVSDNQFASFKANLDITETEVIIHRMVALYTYAQENYDLLLWQDSLCLLREDVRNDRSLLYNNLEKPVAICSDGLGIVYFSLRNGDEYSVTGWDIEGAEMLDISLDLPHVEKTMEEMKAESTYVTSYVASRGNVGPQYEFRPDPLKDMVVNINIGPNGNLWVRRGTTLMPFFDIFDPTNGELLRQAIFIDDGYSW